One window of Brevibacillus choshinensis genomic DNA carries:
- a CDS encoding LysR family transcriptional regulator, with the protein MDIRQLQYFVEVAKQKSFTKAANTLHVSQPSISKMMKALEEELGVVLLDRTERKMELTDAGELVYDHATKVLQLMDSLSSSIGEVRNMERGRVKMGMMPTVGSFLLPNVIALFKKSYPGIDIEMKEYSAKLLEVHVEQGSIDVGLTVLPADTDKFDAVPLQAEDLVAIAHREHWLAERSSVSLAELRDEAFILFTEEYAIHDVVKQACVRSGFEPRVAYMSSLWDFVGELVATQLGISLVPRSIVRRLNNSELRIVDISAPVIDWQYALIYRKDRYLSHAARAFISFAEQHLSP; encoded by the coding sequence ATGGATATAAGGCAACTGCAGTACTTTGTGGAAGTGGCAAAACAAAAAAGCTTTACCAAGGCTGCCAATACGCTGCATGTCTCTCAGCCCTCTATCAGCAAAATGATGAAAGCGCTGGAGGAGGAGCTGGGAGTCGTGCTGTTGGATCGAACGGAACGAAAAATGGAGCTGACCGATGCGGGTGAGCTCGTCTACGATCACGCGACGAAGGTGCTCCAGCTGATGGACAGCTTGTCGTCTTCCATCGGGGAAGTCCGTAATATGGAGCGTGGGCGTGTCAAAATGGGCATGATGCCTACAGTGGGCTCGTTTTTGCTGCCGAATGTCATCGCCTTGTTTAAAAAGAGCTATCCCGGCATCGATATCGAGATGAAGGAGTACAGTGCCAAGCTGCTGGAAGTTCATGTGGAGCAAGGAAGCATCGACGTAGGCCTGACGGTTCTTCCAGCCGATACGGATAAATTCGATGCGGTTCCGTTGCAGGCAGAAGACCTGGTCGCGATTGCCCACCGGGAGCATTGGCTCGCAGAGCGCTCGTCCGTCAGCCTGGCGGAGCTGCGCGATGAAGCGTTTATCTTGTTTACCGAGGAGTATGCGATCCATGATGTAGTCAAGCAAGCGTGTGTACGCTCCGGTTTTGAACCGCGGGTCGCCTATATGAGCTCGCTATGGGACTTCGTCGGAGAACTGGTGGCGACCCAGCTGGGCATCTCGCTCGTCCCGCGTTCGATCGTGAGACGTCTGAACAACAGCGAGCTACGTATCGTAGACATTTCAGCTCCTGTGATTGACTGGCAATATGCGCTCATTTACCGCAAGGACCGTTATCTCTCCCACGCGGCGAGGGCCTTCATTTCCTTTGCCGAGCAGCATTTGTCTCCATAA
- a CDS encoding protein-glutamine gamma-glutamyltransferase: protein MIWIAGRQVNPSTLAAGWGLNRVQVEIVNKMARSQEVFEFPTPEALQFELKMRDHLVRSAIALNDSGIEFSTFVDSRCNEAYWNRTELGGFQLRNGILPSQGIIDIFRNGRMYATECATAMVIILYHATLRSIRPADFERMFADILLYDWRYDQDLDLQTVSTNTFLPGDILYFANPDYNPAKPWWQGENVVDLGRGLYYGHGAGIKPAEALIDFLNDERRPGATRSAYLVRQATRPGFAYLSQFSNGQPGMTGRLQGVSTSISAQIGSTFWNE from the coding sequence ATGATTTGGATTGCAGGGAGACAGGTCAACCCGTCTACGCTTGCGGCGGGCTGGGGCCTAAACAGGGTACAGGTCGAAATTGTCAACAAGATGGCGCGGAGCCAGGAAGTATTTGAGTTTCCGACACCGGAGGCGCTGCAATTTGAATTAAAGATGCGGGATCATCTGGTGAGGTCGGCAATTGCGCTCAATGACAGCGGAATTGAATTTTCTACATTTGTGGATTCTCGATGCAACGAAGCGTATTGGAACCGGACGGAGCTTGGCGGATTCCAGCTGCGTAACGGTATATTGCCTTCGCAAGGCATCATTGACATTTTTCGCAATGGTAGAATGTACGCGACGGAATGTGCGACCGCGATGGTGATCATTTTGTACCATGCGACACTAAGATCGATTCGTCCAGCTGACTTTGAGCGAATGTTTGCGGATATCTTACTCTACGACTGGCGATATGACCAGGATTTGGACCTGCAAACGGTGAGTACAAATACCTTTTTGCCAGGAGATATTCTCTATTTTGCCAATCCCGACTACAATCCGGCAAAGCCTTGGTGGCAAGGTGAAAACGTCGTGGATCTGGGGAGAGGATTGTATTACGGGCATGGAGCAGGGATCAAGCCAGCAGAGGCGTTGATCGATTTTCTGAATGACGAAAGAAGGCCGGGAGCGACTCGTTCTGCTTATCTCGTGCGTCAGGCGACAAGACCGGGCTTTGCTTACTTGTCGCAGTTTAGTAACGGACAGCCTGGCATGACTGGACGACTGCAAGGGGTGAGTACAAGTATCTCCGCCCAGATCGGATCAACGTTCTGGAATGAATGA
- a CDS encoding flavin reductase family protein yields the protein MRSHMTIQPKILYYGAPVVLLSTENADGSTNISPISSSWALGYFVILGLGMGSQGLENLKQRPECVINLADASMWHKVEALASLTGRDPVPPYKQDLGFRYVKDKFAAGSFTPVPSLSVQPERIGECALQLEAVVRQIRIPEYAGSFAIVETEVLQVHADEQIVIGDRYVNPKAWNPLMYNFRHYFGLGEELGKTYRSET from the coding sequence ATGAGAAGTCACATGACTATTCAACCAAAAATTTTGTATTATGGAGCGCCAGTTGTTTTGCTATCGACGGAGAATGCGGACGGCTCCACCAATATTAGCCCGATCTCCTCTTCGTGGGCACTCGGCTATTTCGTTATTTTGGGCTTAGGGATGGGCTCACAGGGCTTGGAGAATCTCAAGCAACGGCCTGAATGTGTCATTAATCTTGCCGATGCAAGTATGTGGCACAAGGTAGAGGCACTCGCTTCGTTAACCGGAAGAGATCCAGTGCCTCCATACAAACAGGATCTCGGCTTTCGCTATGTAAAGGACAAGTTTGCTGCAGGTTCCTTCACACCTGTGCCGTCGTTGTCCGTTCAGCCTGAAAGAATTGGGGAGTGTGCGCTTCAGCTAGAAGCGGTGGTTCGCCAGATTCGGATTCCGGAATATGCAGGGAGCTTTGCCATTGTGGAGACGGAGGTCCTACAGGTGCATGCAGATGAGCAGATCGTGATCGGGGATCGTTACGTGAATCCCAAGGCCTGGAATCCACTCATGTACAACTTTCGGCATTACTTTGGATTGGGCGAAGAATTGGGAAAGACTTATCGCTCCGAGACATAA
- the pepV gene encoding dipeptidase PepV, translated as MINWYEEVNRRKEDLLQDLDGLLRIPSVKNLETSGPGAPMGKEIGRALGYMLDLSAQHGFRTANLDGYVGYAELGGSAEDGYIAVLGHLDVVAATGNWTSPPYEPTIRDGKLHARGAIDDKGPTLAAYYGLKIVKELGLPLKHNVRFIFGTDEESGSRCMARYRQTEKLPIAGFTPDADYPIVHAEKGQINTRVMLERSVEHAPVGLEGKWYLHSFFGGGTANMVPESARAIIAGEAGSLGELAAEYTAYCESRGRRGISRIEAGQIILEMEGKAAHGMEPQLGVNAALELIHFLAPLSFQPDAERFLHCVETYLFEDYAGVALGIANEDEISGALTINSGILQFEPEGESFFYINLRYPVTDEASRILDTITKQVGKYGFAMEPPLLKKGHHVAKDHPMIGILQQIYQDTTGLVPTLLSTGGGTYAYHIGNGVAFGPLFPGKTSLAHQADEYIEVEDLLLSAAMYARAIYELANADYDK; from the coding sequence ATGATCAACTGGTATGAAGAAGTGAACAGACGAAAAGAGGATCTGTTGCAGGATCTAGATGGGCTTTTGCGCATACCCAGCGTCAAAAATCTAGAGACGAGCGGACCGGGGGCGCCGATGGGGAAGGAAATCGGCAGAGCACTCGGCTACATGCTTGATCTGTCCGCACAGCATGGCTTCCGTACCGCCAACCTGGATGGGTATGTCGGATACGCGGAGCTGGGAGGCTCGGCAGAGGATGGCTATATTGCCGTTCTGGGGCATTTGGACGTTGTCGCGGCGACAGGCAATTGGACCTCACCGCCATATGAGCCGACGATACGGGATGGAAAGCTGCATGCGCGTGGAGCCATCGATGACAAGGGTCCAACTCTCGCTGCTTACTACGGACTCAAAATCGTCAAGGAGCTGGGACTTCCGCTCAAGCACAATGTCCGGTTCATCTTTGGTACGGACGAGGAAAGCGGGAGCCGCTGTATGGCACGCTACCGTCAGACGGAAAAGCTGCCAATTGCAGGCTTCACGCCGGACGCGGACTACCCCATCGTTCATGCCGAAAAAGGACAGATCAACACGAGGGTGATGCTGGAGAGGTCGGTAGAACACGCACCTGTAGGTCTTGAGGGGAAATGGTACCTGCACTCCTTTTTCGGGGGTGGGACTGCCAACATGGTGCCAGAATCAGCGCGTGCCATTATAGCGGGAGAAGCAGGGAGTCTGGGTGAGCTAGCGGCGGAGTACACGGCTTATTGCGAGTCTAGAGGGCGCAGGGGAATATCACGAATAGAAGCGGGGCAGATCATACTCGAAATGGAAGGCAAAGCAGCCCACGGGATGGAACCGCAGCTCGGAGTCAACGCTGCACTAGAGCTGATTCATTTTCTCGCACCGCTATCCTTTCAGCCAGATGCCGAGCGTTTCCTGCACTGTGTGGAAACGTACCTGTTTGAGGATTACGCGGGGGTGGCTCTCGGAATTGCCAATGAGGATGAGATTTCCGGTGCGCTCACCATCAATAGCGGCATCCTGCAATTCGAGCCAGAGGGTGAGTCCTTTTTTTACATCAACCTGCGGTATCCGGTGACCGATGAAGCCAGCCGGATTTTGGACACGATCACGAAACAGGTAGGGAAGTACGGGTTTGCCATGGAACCGCCGCTTTTGAAAAAGGGACATCACGTGGCGAAGGACCATCCGATGATCGGCATTTTGCAGCAAATTTATCAGGACACGACTGGGCTTGTGCCCACACTGCTGTCAACTGGCGGAGGCACTTACGCATACCACATTGGCAACGGGGTCGCATTTGGTCCGCTGTTCCCGGGAAAGACCTCGCTGGCTCACCAGGCAGATGAGTATATCGAGGTGGAAGACCTGCTGCTCTCTGCAGCGATGTATGCGAGAGCCATCTACGAATTGGCGAATGCCGATTATGATAAGTAG
- a CDS encoding LrgB family protein, which produces MILWKICSLLVTVLFFVLAKKLSRKRPGLLFSPAIVAPLGIMLLLIVTGTPFQKYQEGTNFMNEMLGVVTVAFAIPLYRNWAILVSHWRMIVSSLAVGTLIAILAGVSTSMLLGLGKEAAISVIPRSITLPIAVGLSESIGGIPSMTALFVMLTSFAGVFWGPTLIKHLKLRHPVSIGLMYGMGAHVLGMAKALELGELEGSSATLAVITGAVMTVVWAFILLPVILSWMGV; this is translated from the coding sequence GTGATTCTGTGGAAAATATGTAGCCTTCTCGTGACGGTTCTCTTTTTCGTATTGGCCAAAAAGTTGAGCCGAAAAAGGCCTGGTTTGTTATTCTCGCCGGCTATCGTGGCACCTCTAGGCATCATGCTTTTGCTGATCGTGACGGGTACCCCTTTTCAGAAATACCAGGAAGGCACAAATTTCATGAATGAGATGCTGGGTGTGGTCACTGTCGCATTTGCGATCCCGCTCTACCGAAACTGGGCGATTCTCGTCTCGCACTGGCGGATGATTGTGAGCAGTCTGGCAGTTGGTACACTCATTGCGATTCTTGCTGGCGTCTCGACGTCGATGCTCCTCGGGCTGGGAAAGGAAGCGGCGATTAGCGTCATTCCGAGGTCGATCACCTTGCCTATCGCGGTAGGATTGTCAGAATCAATCGGAGGGATTCCTTCCATGACGGCATTGTTCGTGATGCTAACCAGCTTTGCTGGCGTATTTTGGGGACCGACTCTCATCAAGCATTTGAAGCTGCGTCATCCCGTTTCGATAGGCTTGATGTACGGAATGGGCGCTCACGTTTTGGGCATGGCCAAGGCGCTGGAGCTGGGCGAACTAGAAGGCAGTAGTGCGACACTCGCTGTCATTACTGGTGCCGTCATGACGGTAGTGTGGGCGTTTATTCTGCTCCCTGTCATCCTGTCGTGGATGGGCGTGTAA
- the solA gene encoding N-methyl-L-tryptophan oxidase codes for MENYEVIIVGAGSMGMAAGYYLAKQGVRTLMLDAYDPPHTMGSHHGDTRIIRHAYGEGKQYVPLVLRAQELWLELEKASGTKLFEQTGVLSAGSLNCSFLQELRESAETYSLPLEVLRAEEVKTRWPGIQLPDDYYACLEPTSGVLYAEKCITAYRELAIAAGATLLTNTPVTALHPDGDGVLVHTEAKSYRADKLLLSAGAWNPSLTTSLGLTLPLVPTRKTVAWFGADDEHYGAGHFPAFVFNLEDSMYYGFPSFDAAGVKIGRHDGGMTIDPDRLERTFGAFLSDEGDVRSFLETYMPQAAGALRQGRVCIYTMTPDEHFVIDRHPEHTQIVIAAGFSGHGFKFSSAVGEATSELLTKGTSTHDLSMFSLRRF; via the coding sequence ATGGAAAACTACGAAGTGATCATTGTCGGGGCAGGATCAATGGGCATGGCTGCTGGTTATTATTTGGCAAAACAAGGCGTACGCACGCTGATGCTGGATGCGTACGACCCGCCGCACACCATGGGCAGCCATCATGGAGACACGCGCATCATTCGGCATGCTTACGGGGAAGGAAAGCAATACGTTCCACTTGTCTTGCGTGCTCAAGAGCTGTGGCTGGAATTAGAAAAGGCATCTGGTACAAAACTGTTTGAACAGACTGGTGTCCTCAGCGCGGGGAGCTTGAATTGCTCGTTCCTGCAAGAGCTTCGTGAGAGTGCCGAGACGTATTCTCTCCCATTGGAGGTATTGCGCGCAGAAGAAGTCAAAACCCGCTGGCCCGGAATTCAATTGCCCGACGATTATTACGCGTGCCTGGAACCGACCTCGGGCGTCCTGTATGCGGAGAAGTGTATCACCGCTTATCGCGAGCTGGCTATCGCCGCTGGTGCCACACTCCTGACGAATACACCTGTTACTGCTCTGCATCCGGATGGAGATGGCGTCCTCGTTCATACGGAAGCGAAATCGTATCGTGCAGACAAGCTACTGCTAAGTGCGGGTGCCTGGAACCCTTCCTTGACTACTTCACTCGGCTTGACGCTGCCATTGGTCCCTACCCGCAAGACTGTCGCCTGGTTCGGAGCAGACGATGAGCATTACGGTGCTGGGCACTTCCCAGCGTTCGTCTTCAATCTGGAGGATTCCATGTATTACGGTTTTCCGAGCTTCGATGCAGCAGGAGTCAAAATCGGCAGACACGACGGCGGAATGACGATAGACCCGGATCGCCTGGAACGGACATTTGGGGCATTTTTATCAGATGAAGGGGATGTACGCTCGTTTCTGGAGACGTACATGCCACAGGCAGCTGGCGCTCTGCGCCAAGGTCGCGTATGTATTTACACGATGACGCCAGACGAGCATTTCGTGATCGACCGCCACCCGGAACACACGCAAATCGTGATCGCAGCCGGGTTCTCCGGTCACGGCTTTAAATTTTCCAGTGCTGTAGGGGAAGCCACTAGTGAGCTTCTCACGAAAGGCACCTCTACCCACGACCTCTCCATGTTTTCTCTCAGACGTTTTTAG
- a CDS encoding DMT family transporter, whose amino-acid sequence MKPIYAVLLLCTSLLWGGNFVVGKFLVGHASSMTLTNLRWIIAVVCLIPMVWFREKRILPTKQAVLPLILMGVTGVALFNLFMFWALERTDATNVGLLSTLNPVSIAIFSFLLVKEKIRPLQILAMLISFGGVLVVLSKGDLGHLANLHFNVGDLWMLAAVAMWGIYSVCARWAMQSVTPLMSTLYSGVFGVALMLPFNLTTFTVQNTNWSFWVSLFYVGVLATVVSMVMWNVGVQRVGATSAGMFLNFNPVFTAILAFFLLGERMTTIQLLGSVIVIVGCYLFSRLKNVSLRGKSSIKQAEI is encoded by the coding sequence ATGAAACCGATTTATGCCGTCCTCTTGCTGTGTACAAGCTTGCTATGGGGAGGGAACTTTGTCGTTGGTAAATTTCTGGTCGGTCACGCTTCTTCTATGACGTTGACCAATCTCCGCTGGATTATCGCTGTCGTCTGTTTGATTCCGATGGTCTGGTTTCGTGAAAAACGGATCTTGCCTACCAAGCAGGCTGTTCTTCCACTGATTCTGATGGGGGTAACGGGTGTTGCGCTGTTTAATCTGTTCATGTTTTGGGCGCTGGAGAGAACCGATGCGACGAATGTAGGACTCTTATCTACTTTAAATCCGGTATCCATCGCAATTTTCTCGTTTTTGCTCGTAAAGGAAAAGATCAGACCGTTGCAGATCCTGGCCATGCTTATCTCTTTTGGTGGAGTATTAGTGGTACTGAGCAAGGGAGATTTGGGACATCTGGCGAACCTTCATTTTAATGTAGGCGATCTCTGGATGTTGGCTGCCGTAGCGATGTGGGGCATCTATTCGGTGTGTGCTCGCTGGGCAATGCAGAGCGTCACTCCGTTGATGTCTACTTTGTATTCCGGCGTTTTTGGGGTCGCGCTGATGCTGCCATTTAATCTGACGACGTTTACCGTTCAAAATACGAACTGGTCGTTTTGGGTTTCTCTTTTCTACGTGGGCGTATTGGCGACAGTAGTCAGCATGGTCATGTGGAACGTCGGCGTGCAAAGGGTAGGAGCGACTTCTGCCGGGATGTTTTTGAACTTCAATCCCGTATTTACAGCGATTTTGGCGTTCTTTTTGCTTGGAGAGAGAATGACGACCATTCAGCTTTTGGGCAGTGTGATTGTGATCGTGGGATGCTACCTCTTCTCTCGACTGAAAAATGTTTCGCTGAGAGGGAAGTCTTCGATCAAGCAAGCGGAAATATAA
- a CDS encoding SDR family NAD(P)-dependent oxidoreductase has translation MHDLQGKVVLITGASSGIGRATAELLASRGAKIAIHYHSNKRGAEEAAAVIQEQGGECALFSADVSDREQVNRMVGEVLDQFGAIHVLVNNAGAGIQPSTFMELTDDLWDRTYAVNVKSVLFCSQAVLREMLPRKEGKIINISSGAARFGGAGESVHYASAKGAVNTLTIGMAKEFADQGILINAVAPGVIDTQWHEKFSSGERLQHFLPGVPLKRAGTPKDVAQMIAFLTSDAANYITGEILNVSGGR, from the coding sequence ATGCACGATTTACAAGGGAAGGTAGTACTGATCACAGGAGCCAGCTCGGGAATCGGACGTGCGACAGCTGAGCTATTGGCATCACGGGGAGCAAAAATAGCGATTCATTACCACTCCAACAAGCGCGGAGCAGAAGAAGCTGCTGCCGTGATCCAAGAACAGGGAGGAGAATGCGCTCTCTTTTCGGCGGACGTATCCGACAGGGAACAAGTCAACCGCATGGTCGGAGAGGTTCTCGATCAGTTTGGGGCCATTCATGTGCTGGTGAACAACGCTGGAGCGGGCATCCAGCCGAGCACGTTCATGGAGCTTACGGATGATCTGTGGGACAGGACGTACGCGGTGAATGTCAAAAGTGTTCTTTTTTGCTCGCAAGCCGTACTGCGCGAGATGCTGCCGCGCAAGGAGGGCAAGATCATCAACATTTCCTCTGGCGCAGCCCGCTTCGGGGGAGCGGGAGAGAGTGTACATTACGCTTCTGCCAAAGGCGCCGTCAATACACTTACAATCGGAATGGCGAAGGAATTTGCCGATCAGGGGATACTCATCAATGCTGTCGCACCTGGCGTAATCGATACACAGTGGCATGAAAAGTTTTCCTCCGGGGAGCGGCTACAGCACTTTTTGCCTGGAGTACCGTTGAAACGAGCCGGGACACCCAAAGATGTCGCCCAGATGATTGCTTTTCTCACATCTGATGCGGCGAATTACATCACGGGTGAAATCCTCAATGTGAGCGGAGGCAGGTAA
- a CDS encoding CidA/LrgA family protein: MKSWLSALLQILLLFVFAWVGKWLSATLQLHIPGSLIGMALLFICLQLGWIRLHWVEAGAALVFSQMILFFVPAIAGIMQYPWLLGIKGLLVLIVVVSGAALVMISTGVVAERVFKLGEVKRRDSVENM; the protein is encoded by the coding sequence ATGAAATCGTGGCTCTCGGCACTGCTGCAAATTTTGCTGTTGTTCGTCTTTGCATGGGTAGGAAAATGGCTGTCTGCGACGCTGCAGTTACATATTCCGGGTAGTTTGATTGGTATGGCCCTGCTGTTTATCTGTTTGCAATTGGGCTGGATTCGCCTGCATTGGGTAGAGGCAGGTGCGGCTCTCGTATTCTCCCAGATGATTTTGTTCTTCGTCCCTGCGATTGCAGGTATTATGCAATATCCGTGGCTCTTGGGGATCAAAGGGCTGCTCGTTTTGATCGTCGTCGTGAGTGGTGCTGCACTCGTGATGATTTCGACAGGCGTCGTAGCTGAGCGGGTGTTCAAGCTGGGAGAGGTGAAACGACGTGATTCTGTGGAAAATATGTAG
- the metA gene encoding homoserine O-acetyltransferase MetA, with protein MPIKLPDELPATEILAGENIFVMKESRAFTQDIRPLSIVILNLMPVKETTETQLLRLLGNTPLQVEIVLLHMSSHTSKNTSEEHLSMFYKTFEEIKDQRFDGMVITGAPVEQLEFDEVTYWKELQEILDWKMTNVTSTLHICWGAQAGLYHHFGVPKHPLPDKMFGIFPHTLNKQNVKLFRGFDNYFYIPHSRHTENRREDIEKVSELEILSESEESGIYVVATKDGRQIFVTGHSEYDPTSLQDEYQRDINKGLDIAVPRNYYPKDDPSRQPIVTWRAHANLMFSNWLNYYVYQETPYDLNNSK; from the coding sequence ATGCCAATTAAATTGCCTGACGAGCTGCCAGCAACGGAAATACTGGCGGGGGAGAATATTTTCGTGATGAAGGAGAGCAGGGCCTTCACGCAAGACATCCGGCCGCTGAGCATCGTCATTTTAAACCTGATGCCAGTCAAGGAAACGACGGAAACTCAGTTGCTCCGCCTCCTGGGGAATACACCGCTGCAGGTGGAAATCGTGCTACTTCACATGTCCAGCCACACCTCCAAAAACACATCGGAAGAGCATTTGTCGATGTTCTATAAAACGTTTGAAGAAATCAAGGATCAACGCTTTGACGGAATGGTCATCACAGGCGCACCGGTGGAACAACTGGAATTTGACGAGGTGACGTACTGGAAGGAGCTACAGGAAATCCTCGATTGGAAGATGACGAATGTCACCTCGACTCTCCATATTTGTTGGGGAGCACAAGCGGGACTGTACCATCACTTCGGTGTTCCCAAGCATCCATTGCCGGATAAGATGTTCGGAATTTTCCCGCATACGTTGAACAAGCAAAACGTAAAGCTGTTCCGTGGGTTTGACAACTATTTCTACATCCCGCACTCCCGACATACGGAAAATCGTCGGGAAGACATCGAAAAAGTGTCGGAGCTGGAAATCTTGTCTGAGTCCGAGGAGTCCGGTATTTACGTCGTCGCCACCAAGGATGGACGGCAAATTTTTGTGACAGGGCACTCCGAGTATGATCCAACGAGCCTGCAAGATGAGTATCAACGGGACATTAACAAAGGATTGGACATCGCTGTACCGAGAAATTACTATCCCAAGGACGATCCGAGCCGCCAGCCGATCGTCACCTGGCGGGCACATGCCAATCTGATGTTCTCCAACTGGCTGAACTACTACGTCTACCAAGAGACGCCGTACGATTTGAACAATAGCAAATAA
- a CDS encoding Ig-like domain-containing protein: MSKHRKHLRGWQKAMLAAVVAFGVTLSGAGHLPLYAKAATSTISEKKITKLTFNTKAVKLKKEGTQQLTLTAHYSDKKTEDVTKIAEWSTSDSEIATVEAGLVTAVNAGKAKIKASIAGKSVTIPVEIEVISKLALDQKKLALSIGTTKQVAATATYSDKTTATVTDGAEWATENSEIATVEKGLVTAVGSGKTKITVTYGGKTVTLPVEVDVISKLQLDQKKVYVHPGVAQTLKLTAYLTNGEKVDVTEKAVWTTSDAEVVTIEGGVVTGVGPGKAKLTAKYGGKTVTIPVEAAVMSKLETDVKKVTLKVGETKELKATVTYTDKTKTDVTEKADWTSVNQSIATIEGGKITAVKAGRTTVIATYSGKLVNVQVTVQ; this comes from the coding sequence ATGAGTAAGCACCGCAAGCACCTGCGCGGTTGGCAAAAGGCGATGCTCGCAGCAGTAGTCGCTTTCGGAGTGACATTGTCTGGAGCAGGTCACTTGCCTCTGTATGCAAAGGCGGCAACATCAACGATCAGCGAAAAGAAGATCACCAAGCTCACGTTTAATACGAAAGCAGTCAAACTGAAAAAAGAGGGGACCCAGCAGCTTACTTTGACGGCCCACTACTCTGATAAAAAGACGGAGGACGTCACCAAGATAGCCGAATGGAGCACGTCGGACAGCGAGATCGCAACCGTAGAAGCAGGACTGGTGACAGCCGTGAATGCTGGCAAGGCCAAAATCAAGGCGAGCATCGCTGGAAAGTCTGTTACGATTCCCGTCGAGATTGAAGTGATTTCCAAGCTGGCTCTCGATCAAAAGAAGCTTGCTTTGAGCATAGGAACGACCAAACAAGTCGCTGCCACCGCGACTTACTCGGACAAGACGACAGCCACTGTCACAGACGGGGCAGAGTGGGCGACGGAAAATAGTGAGATCGCAACCGTCGAAAAAGGTCTCGTCACAGCAGTAGGTTCCGGTAAAACCAAAATTACTGTCACCTACGGCGGCAAAACGGTGACGCTCCCGGTCGAAGTGGACGTCATCTCCAAATTGCAATTGGATCAGAAAAAAGTGTACGTGCATCCAGGTGTAGCTCAGACGCTAAAACTGACGGCGTACCTAACTAATGGTGAAAAAGTAGATGTAACGGAAAAAGCAGTGTGGACGACCAGTGATGCAGAAGTCGTCACGATTGAAGGTGGAGTCGTCACAGGAGTGGGTCCCGGAAAAGCGAAGCTGACTGCCAAGTATGGAGGCAAGACGGTTACGATTCCTGTCGAAGCGGCTGTCATGTCCAAGCTGGAAACAGACGTGAAAAAAGTAACCCTAAAGGTAGGGGAGACGAAAGAATTGAAAGCGACCGTCACCTACACGGACAAAACGAAAACAGACGTGACGGAAAAGGCGGATTGGACTTCGGTGAATCAATCTATCGCGACGATCGAGGGCGGTAAGATTACGGCTGTCAAAGCGGGCCGGACGACGGTCATTGCTACCTACAGCGGAAAGCTGGTCAATGTACAGGTGACTGTGCAATAA
- a CDS encoding ZIP family metal transporter — MEQLLMGSFLSAMATGAGALPILFFKTVTHRWRDILLAFTAGIMVAAATFSLIPQAMGNAPFYVICLGVLTGTLTLTVLESFIPHIDLEHSRVNISMDSQALLILSAITLHNIPEGLSVGVSYSSEQPGLGGLIAFAIGLQNAPEGFLVALFLINQRVNRFKAFILATLTGAVEIVSAVIGYYLTAFVEGLVPYGLSFAAGAMLYIVYKELIPESHGDGHARSATFSFIVGLLVMIGMVQQFG; from the coding sequence ATGGAGCAGCTTCTTATGGGAAGTTTTTTATCGGCAATGGCGACGGGAGCAGGCGCGCTTCCCATATTGTTTTTCAAAACCGTCACGCATCGCTGGCGTGATATTTTACTGGCTTTTACTGCTGGAATCATGGTGGCAGCAGCCACTTTTAGCCTAATTCCACAAGCTATGGGGAACGCGCCTTTTTACGTCATCTGTCTGGGTGTACTGACAGGGACTCTGACGCTCACCGTGTTGGAGAGCTTCATCCCGCATATTGATCTGGAGCATTCACGGGTCAACATCTCGATGGACTCCCAAGCATTACTTATTTTGTCAGCCATTACTTTACATAACATTCCGGAAGGCTTATCTGTGGGCGTTAGTTATTCCAGCGAACAGCCGGGACTGGGAGGTCTGATCGCATTTGCTATCGGTCTGCAAAATGCTCCGGAAGGGTTTCTGGTCGCGCTGTTTTTAATCAATCAGCGTGTTAACCGTTTCAAGGCGTTTATTCTCGCTACCTTGACCGGAGCGGTCGAAATCGTGTCAGCCGTCATCGGTTATTATTTGACTGCATTTGTAGAAGGGTTAGTGCCCTACGGCCTCTCGTTTGCGGCAGGAGCTATGCTGTATATCGTGTACAAGGAGCTGATCCCGGAGAGCCACGGGGACGGACACGCGCGATCCGCTACGTTTTCCTTCATCGTCGGATTGCTGGTGATGATCGGAATGGTCCAGCAGTTTGGCTGA